GCCACCACGCTGATGTACGTCGAGCGCTGGGGCAATTTCTCGCTGTCCTGCGCGCCGACGTACTACTTCGGGCGGGCACGCTTCAACAACTGGTCTCACACCAACCTGGGCTTGGTGGACGGGCGCAAGGCCATTGCCTTCTCGTGCAACCCGTGGTACTACGACTCGGCGGTGCGGGCCACGCCGGGGGTGTACTCGCGTCAACTCAAGTCTCGCCTGACTGAACTGGGCTACAACCGCCCCACCGGTCTCGAGATCGTGGGTGAGAAGACCGGAACCCTGACCGATATTGACGATTACAACACGCCCGAGCGTCCATGGTATCCGGGATCAGGCCTGAATATGAGCATCGGTCAGGGCGACGTGCTGGTCACGCCCGCGCAATTGATCAAGGTGCTGTCCACGGTCATCAACGAGGGCCAGGAGCGTCCGCTGACCGTGATTCAGACCGAGGGCGGCAAATCCCCCGCGCGGCCCGCACCCACCAGCGTGCTCCAGAACGGCAACACCGATGTGTTCAGGTTCGTCAAGGAGGGGATGGACTGGACGGTCAGCATTCCCGGCGGCACTGCCAGTACCAAGCTGGGGAAGAACCTCTTTCCGGTGGTTACGGCAGGGAAGACCGGCACTGCCGAGAATGGCGTCAGCGCCCGCCCAGACAAGGGCTACGCCTACACCCACGCGTGGTACGAGGGCTACGGTCCGGTCAATGACCCCACCTTCGCCGTGGTGGCCTTTTTCCAGAACGGCGGCGAGGGCTACGGCCCTGGCATCAACGCCGTCAAGCGCATGTTCGCTGCCCGCTGGTGCGTCAATCTGGACGACAGTCCCAGACTCAGTGCCCTTCCGCTGGATCAGCAGCAACCCTGCCTGGGCGAGCTGGATCACATGCGCGAGGTCTACAAGATTCGCGCGGAGCGCGAGACCGCGGCAGAACAGCCGTAGCCCCTGAAGGCCTGTCGAGGCCAGCCCATTCGTAGGAACGCAGCATTTCGTCGTGTTGCCTTCACTGCGTCTGGACAGGCCTTCAGCGCACGCTGCAGGTGAACTCCGGCACGCTGCGGCACACGATGGTGGTGTCCTCGCGGACCTTGACGCGCACCAGCAGGGTTTCAGTCCGCAGGGCCGGGTCCAGTGGCACCACGTTGATGTTGTTTACGCCGGGGAGGACCCGCACGCGCAGCGGCGTTGTACCCGCGCCCTGCCCATTGATCAACACGCGGGCGGGCCTGTCGCTGTCCACCCGCAGGATGCCCGTCTCAGGCCGCAATTCGGCCGTGACCCTGACGGTGGCGTCTGGTTGGACATTGACAGCCTGCGATACGGTGTCGAAGCCTGAGCGCGACACCGATACCGTCACCTGTCCCTCGGGAACGTCGCGCAGAGTCAGTGGGGCGGTTCCCACGCGGCGGCCGTTGATCCGCACGTCTGCGCCGGGGCGTGACGCCGTGACCTCCAGCGTCCCGAAATTCACCACGCGGTAGACCGTGGTGGACACGGTATAGCTTCCAGCGGGCAGGCCAGCCGCATTCTGCTGCACCACGCGCGCCACATCGTCCAGGGTACGTGCGCCCGCCGCTGCGCCCAGCTCAAGCGGGGCCAGGCTGGTCACAGTGAAGACCTGCGTGAAGCCCGCCGTTGCTGGCAACGCCAAGGACACCGGAGTGTCTGCTGAAACGGCGCCCACCGGAATGATCTGGGCGCCACCGGACTGCGGCACCACCACGGCTGTCACAAAGGCAGGCCGGTCGCTGCGAATTTGCAGGGCTGCCGGGCCAGGCGCCCGGTAGAGCCCACTTTCGCCGGTGGCCGCCGCCACGGGGGCAGGGGTCAGGGTGGCCTGCACCTGCACCTGTGCTCCAGCCTGCGCCCGCAAGGGTGCAGGCACACAGGCGACCAGCAGGCCGGTGAGCAAGGTGCCCAGAGACAGCAGGCGGACGGCGCGGGGAGTCATGCCTACAGCATAGGAGATTGCCACCGCGTCAATCGGCATCCACACACCAAAAAACTGACCCCGGAAACAACCGGAGTCAGCAGGAGTGTCCTGGGTTCAAAAGGTTCAGGGCAGACGCTTCATGATGGCCTGCAGGCTCTCGCTATCGGCCCAGCCCATGCCTTTTTCCACGTACATACGGGTCATGTCGGTGTCACCGCGCTGGAGGGCCAGGTAGGCCAGCTTGGCGGCGCTCAGGGAGGCCCACTGCTTCTCGGTGTCGTTCAGCTCGCCCAAGCGGGTCCAGGCGTTGTAGGCGTTGATCCACCACTGGGTCTTGGTGTAGAGCTGTGCCAGGTACGCGTTGTAGTCGCGGTTGGTGGCTTCCATGCTGGCGGCGTAGTACGAGTGGTCCACGGCGGCCTTCCACAGCGTGCGGTCATAGAACGACACCGGGTAGGCCACGTCAGCCTGCACGGCGTATTCCTGCGCCTTGGTGTAGTTCTCAGCGGCGCTCATGGAGGCCGGAGCGGCCATGGGCGTCGTGGCAGGGGCGGTGGTGGTGTCCTGCGCGGCGGCCAGGCCAGTCAGCGCAAACGCGGTCAGCATGAGAATCTTCTTCATAACGTCGGTCATCTTAGGCCGTACCCTGGCAGGCGTCCACGTCCCTCCCCACCGATTCAACGTTGCGTAAAGGCAATGTAAAGGAGCTTACCTTCAGATGAGGAACCCCCTGTCCAGCCCCCCCGGAAAATCCATCGTTCTGACACTCGGTTTACTGTGCTCTGGCGCAGTTTTCTCAGGTGCCCAGGCCCAGGCCGTCCCGGCCCAGAGTGCCCCCGCCGCCCTGCCCGCCTCCCAGTTCAAGGCCCCCAAAATCGACTGGTCCAAGGAGTTGCGCGTGATTTCAGGCGTCTCGGTGGCGCCGGGTGGGGACCTGGTGTTCATTGGGAGCGACGCCCGCATCCACCGCACCGATGCCGACGGTAACGAGCGGTGGAACTATGCGGCGGGTGATCTGGGGCGCGCGTACCCGGTCATCACCCCGCAGGGCGGCGTGATTGCGGCCAGTTACGACGACTCGGTCTACGCGCTGGACCCGGCGGGCAAACTGCTGTGGAAGATCCGATTGGACGGCGATATCTTCGCCACCCCTGCCCTGCGTCCCGACGGCAGCGTGATCGTTGCCACAGCTGGTGGCACCGTCCATGCCCTGAGCGCCGAGGGCAAGACGCTGTGGACCTTGAAGGCCGGAGCGCCGGTGTTCAGCAGTCCGGCCATCGCGCGGGACGGCACCATCTACCTGGGCACCCAGGGCAGTCAATTCCTTGCGCTGACCCCGGACGGCAAGCTGAAATGGAGCTTTCGCGCTGGCTCGCTGGTGTTCAGCAGTCCAGCCATCGATGCGGCCGGCAACCTCTATTTCGGCTCCAGTGACCGCAAGCTGTACTCGCTGGACCCGGCGGGCGGACTGCGCTGGACCCGGCAGACCGGACTGTTCGTGAATGCCAGCCCGATCGTGACCAGCAAGGGGCTGGTGGTGGTGGGCAGCTACGACGGTAGGGTCTATGCGGTGCGGGCGGACGGTCAGGATGCCTGGACCTACGTCGCCGGAGCGCCCGTCACCGCTCCTGCCGCCGAACTCAGCGATGGGACGGTGGTCGTGCCCGATCTGGGCGGCACGCTGCATGCCATCGGCACGGCGGGCCAGCCCCTGTGGCAACTGGGAACCGGCAAGAAGATGGATCTGGGCGTCACGGTCAGCGACGCGGGCACGCTGTACTTCGTGACCGAGGGTGGACGGCTGAACGCTCTGAAGGGCCAGCGTCCGCTGGCGGTGGGGCCGTGGACCACCTTCCATGCCCAGCCCAGCGCCGTGGGACGCGCGCCCAGCCCGCAGGAACTGGAGGCGGCCACTCAGTCACGCCAGCGCGCCGCAAGTGCAGTGCTGGCCGCCCTCACGCCGCTGGCCCCGGTGGCCACCGCTCCCGCCCCTGCGCCCACAGCGCCCGTCCCCACTGCGCCGACAGCGCAGGTGCCGCCTGCCAATTCGGCCCCCTCGCAACCGGCGTCGCCACAACCTGCCCCCCCCGCCCTACCGCAGCCCATTCCGGTGCTGACGCCGCAGCAGCAGGCCATTGTCGCCGCCGGCGTGGCCCGCGCTGAGAACGGTCAGATCTACCTGCCGCTGAGCTCAAGTGCCGGAGCGCTGGGCCTGGCCGTCAGCAGCGTGACGCCGCGCACCGCCAACGTTCTGGTGGACGGCTCCCTGCTGCCCGTGACCGTGCGGGTCTTCAACAATGTGCCCTTTGTGCCGCTTGCGGCGCTGGCCGGCCTGCCCACCACGGCTGCCCGACTGGACCTGAGTCCCGCACCGGCCGTGACCCTGACCCGCGCGGGCCAGGACATCACTTTCCCCATTAGCTTGGTCCAGCTCGTACCCCTGCGTCAGAAGCCGGAATTTCCAGGTGTGCTGAAGAAGTAGCGCCCCCGGGCCGCTTGAAGAATGGGAACACCCGCCGGTCATGGCGGGTGTTTCTTGTGCCAACAGGCCGCTGATTCAGCTGGAGCGCTTCAACCGGATATTGTCACCCTCATTGCTCGCCTGTCTATTGCCGGCGCGCCTGATCGGGAACCAGCAGGGTTCGGAGGGCCAGATTGCCGCCCCACACGCCCCGCAGACCGTTCTGAATCGCCGAGTCACGCACTGCCACGTACAGTGCGGGCGGCATATTGACCGATGGGTAGACGCCGGTGGGTCCCGTCGGTGTGACGCGCAGATCCAGCGGAAAACCCAGCGCCACGGTAGCGATCAGCACGCCGCCAAGAGCCAGCCCGCCCACCCCACCGGCCAGCAGATGCCACGGCTCTACCGCCGGATGAGGCAGCAGTCGAGAGATCACCACGGCGCTGCCCAGGCCCAGCACGGTCGCTGCCACGGCACTGATGAGCGGGCTCCCTAGCGCCCCCACCAGAAAACAGATGGTGACGCCCAGCAGACCCCAGGCCAGTCCGGCCAGACCGCGCCGCGCTCCCAGCGCGGTCATCACGGCCCACAGGGTCACGAGCAGGGCATCGAACCAGGTCATCACGCCCACGAGTGTAACGGCCCGGCCCTTACAGATTGTTTGCAAGCCTCTCAGGTTTGTGTGCCCAACTCCGTGAGGACGGTGGATAACAACCTGCCGCAGGCCGCGGTACCCAGGAGGTAAAGGTAGGCCTCCTTCCTCATCTTCTCTCCGGATGGGCCTAGACTGAACCCTATGATTCGTGTGCTGCTCGTCGATGATCACGCGCTGTTTCGCCAGGGTCTGCGCAGCCTGCTGGAGTCGGAGGGCATGCGTGTGATTGGCGAAGCCGCAAACGGACGCGAGGCCATCCGCTACGCGGCGGATACCCACCCCGACGTGATCCTGATGGACATCCAGATGCCGGAGCTCGACGGCGTCAAGGCCACCCAGAGCATCCTGGAAATCGATCCCAACGCCCGCGTCATCATGATCACCATGTACCGCCAGGACCGCTACGTCTTCGAGGCCGTCAAGGCGGGGGCGCGCGGTTACATCCTCAAGGACGCCGACGCCGCCACACTACTTGACGCCATCAATCGGGTGGCCGGGGGCGAGGCGCTGCTGGACGCAGATATGGCCCAGAACGTCCTTGACGACTTCCGGGACAAACGTGAGGAGCTGCCCAGTGAGAAGCACGCGGACCTCAATGAACGCGAGACCATGATTCTCAAGCTGCTGGCCCAAGGCTTTTCCAACCAGGACATCGCCCTGCGCCTGGATATCAGCGAGAAGACGGTGCGCAACCGCCTGTCGGAGATCTTCACCAAGCTACAGCTCAACAACCGCACGCAGGCTGCGCTGTACGCGATCCGCGAGGGCATCGCCAACCTTGACTAGGCGGCGTGGGCGAAGTGGGGCAGACGTTCACGTTCCCAGCGTCGCTGGCCCCGTCACTTTCCGGGCGGGTTGCGAACGGGAGTGGGTGCTGAACAGTGCGGAGGCTGATCTGGCCTACACCGAACAGGCATTTCCCGAATGCCCGTCCTGCCCCCATCGCGTCGAACCGGAGGGTGGGCCACCGTTCTGTACCCTGCGTCCCCGGAGCGCGCCGCACCCCTTCGCCGCACTGGCCGGGCTGATCATTCCAGAGTAGGGTGGCTGGAATGGCAGAACAGCAGTTGCGGACCCCCTCTCCCTTCCTTTCCGATCTTCGTGCCCAGGGCTATGCGGGGGAGGTGGGGCTTCGCGTCTGCGATCTCGCGGGGCAGGAATTGTTTGCGCTGAATCCGGAGCGGGTTTTCCCGGCCGCCAGCACGATCAAGGTGCCGCTGTTGATCCTGGCGCTGGAATGGGTGCAGACGGGGCGACTACGCCTAGAGGACCGCGTCACCCTGGCGGCGTCTGATCGCGTGCCAGGTGCAGGCGTCCTGCACGAGCTGGGGCCTGGCCTGGCGCTCAGCTGGCTCGACGTGCTGACCCTGATGATCATCGTCAGCGACAACACTGCCACCAATCTGGTGATCGAAGTGCTGGGCGTGGAGGCCGTCAACGCCTGGCTGGACACCCACGGCTTCTCTCAGACCCGGCTGATCGGCAAGCTGCAACTGCCTCCTGCGGAACGCAACGCCGCCCAGCGTCGGGGGGAGCGCAACCGCACCAGCGCGCTGGAACAGACTGACCTGCTGGGCCGCCTGGTGCGGGGCGAGCTGCTGGACGCGGCCCACACGGCCCTGGCCCTCGACATCCTGGAACGGCAGCAACTCCGGGATCTGATCGGGCGGGGGCTGCCGCGTGCGGAAAATGGGGAGCTCCTGTACCGTCTGGCCAGCAAGAGTGGCGAACTGGACGGCGTGCACCACGACGTGGGCGTGCTGTATACCCCGCGTCCCCTGCTGATTGCCCTGCTCACCGAGGGCGGCGCGGATCGCCGTGAACTGCCCGGCAACCGTGACGTGAATCTGCTCTCGGAAGCGCTGTGGCCGCTGCTGGCGACACTGGGTCAGGTCTTCACAAACGGGGACATTTAACCGCCCGGTCAGGCGCATCATGACACTTGCCGAAGTGTCGCTGGATCAGCCGTTCCAGAAGGCGCGCCGAGTGCGATGCAGACGGTATCAAGGGCCGCCGAGAGCGGGTTTGCTGCGTGCTATGCTGCTCGCCGATACGGTCTGATGAACAGCTTGTCGGCATAAGCCCTGAATGGTGCAGGACATCTGGCCATTTCATGTGTGAGGGAGAAAGAACGTGGAGAGAAACGACGCTGTAATGCCGTGGGTTGCCATCGTGTGTGCGGCCATCATGTGGATCCTGCTGCTGTTCCTGTTCAACAAGGAGACCGCGCCGGAACCGGTCACGGTCGACCCAGCCGTCGTGGCGAACATCAGCAAGGAATACCCGACGATTGGCAAGGAGATCTACACCTCTGCTGGGTGTGTGGGCTGCCACGGCGCGGAGGGTCAGGGCGGTGTGGGACCAGCGCTGGCCGGCGACGAGAAGATTCTGAAAGACCCGGTGTACGTACACAACATCGTGGTGAACGGCAAGGGGGCCATGCCCGCCTTCGGCGAGAAGCTCAAGGAAAACGAGATCTACGCCGTCGCCAACTATGTGCTGAACTCCTGGGGCAACAAGGAAGACGATCTGCTGACGCCGGCCACCGTGGCCGAGAGCCAGACCAAGGTCGATCCGGCCGTTCTCAAGAACCGCAGCCGTCTCGTGCCCGAGGACATCAAGCTCCCCGAGATCTTCCTGGCCACCTTCATCATGGTGCTGCTCACCTACGGTCTGATCGGACTGTATAGCGTCTGGACCGAGGGAACCGAGCTGCATCCCGGGATTCACAAGGTGCGTTCGACGCCTATCGCCATGCTGGGCATGGTCACCACGCTGGGCCTGATTCTCCTCTTCAGTGTGCTGTTCGCCCGTCAGATGGTCATTGACTACGCGGGCTGGGGTGCCAACGAACCCGTGATGCCCAACGTAACTGCTGAGGGCTTCTACGCCGCCATGATCATTCTGCTGCTGG
This window of the Deinococcus humi genome carries:
- a CDS encoding penicillin-binding transpeptidase domain-containing protein, which translates into the protein ATTLMYVERWGNFSLSCAPTYYFGRARFNNWSHTNLGLVDGRKAIAFSCNPWYYDSAVRATPGVYSRQLKSRLTELGYNRPTGLEIVGEKTGTLTDIDDYNTPERPWYPGSGLNMSIGQGDVLVTPAQLIKVLSTVINEGQERPLTVIQTEGGKSPARPAPTSVLQNGNTDVFRFVKEGMDWTVSIPGGTASTKLGKNLFPVVTAGKTGTAENGVSARPDKGYAYTHAWYEGYGPVNDPTFAVVAFFQNGGEGYGPGINAVKRMFAARWCVNLDDSPRLSALPLDQQQPCLGELDHMREVYKIRAERETAAEQP
- a CDS encoding PEGA domain-containing protein, producing MTPRAVRLLSLGTLLTGLLVACVPAPLRAQAGAQVQVQATLTPAPVAAATGESGLYRAPGPAALQIRSDRPAFVTAVVVPQSGGAQIIPVGAVSADTPVSLALPATAGFTQVFTVTSLAPLELGAAAGARTLDDVARVVQQNAAGLPAGSYTVSTTVYRVVNFGTLEVTASRPGADVRINGRRVGTAPLTLRDVPEGQVTVSVSRSGFDTVSQAVNVQPDATVRVTAELRPETGILRVDSDRPARVLINGQGAGTTPLRVRVLPGVNNINVVPLDPALRTETLLVRVKVREDTTIVCRSVPEFTCSVR
- a CDS encoding PQQ-binding-like beta-propeller repeat protein, encoding MRNPLSSPPGKSIVLTLGLLCSGAVFSGAQAQAVPAQSAPAALPASQFKAPKIDWSKELRVISGVSVAPGGDLVFIGSDARIHRTDADGNERWNYAAGDLGRAYPVITPQGGVIAASYDDSVYALDPAGKLLWKIRLDGDIFATPALRPDGSVIVATAGGTVHALSAEGKTLWTLKAGAPVFSSPAIARDGTIYLGTQGSQFLALTPDGKLKWSFRAGSLVFSSPAIDAAGNLYFGSSDRKLYSLDPAGGLRWTRQTGLFVNASPIVTSKGLVVVGSYDGRVYAVRADGQDAWTYVAGAPVTAPAAELSDGTVVVPDLGGTLHAIGTAGQPLWQLGTGKKMDLGVTVSDAGTLYFVTEGGRLNALKGQRPLAVGPWTTFHAQPSAVGRAPSPQELEAATQSRQRAASAVLAALTPLAPVATAPAPAPTAPVPTAPTAQVPPANSAPSQPASPQPAPPALPQPIPVLTPQQQAIVAAGVARAENGQIYLPLSSSAGALGLAVSSVTPRTANVLVDGSLLPVTVRVFNNVPFVPLAALAGLPTTAARLDLSPAPAVTLTRAGQDITFPISLVQLVPLRQKPEFPGVLKK
- a CDS encoding response regulator transcription factor, with translation MIRVLLVDDHALFRQGLRSLLESEGMRVIGEAANGREAIRYAADTHPDVILMDIQMPELDGVKATQSILEIDPNARVIMITMYRQDRYVFEAVKAGARGYILKDADAATLLDAINRVAGGEALLDADMAQNVLDDFRDKREELPSEKHADLNERETMILKLLAQGFSNQDIALRLDISEKTVRNRLSEIFTKLQLNNRTQAALYAIREGIANLD
- a CDS encoding serine hydrolase, with the protein product MAEQQLRTPSPFLSDLRAQGYAGEVGLRVCDLAGQELFALNPERVFPAASTIKVPLLILALEWVQTGRLRLEDRVTLAASDRVPGAGVLHELGPGLALSWLDVLTLMIIVSDNTATNLVIEVLGVEAVNAWLDTHGFSQTRLIGKLQLPPAERNAAQRRGERNRTSALEQTDLLGRLVRGELLDAAHTALALDILERQQLRDLIGRGLPRAENGELLYRLASKSGELDGVHHDVGVLYTPRPLLIALLTEGGADRRELPGNRDVNLLSEALWPLLATLGQVFTNGDI
- a CDS encoding c-type cytochrome; protein product: MPWVAIVCAAIMWILLLFLFNKETAPEPVTVDPAVVANISKEYPTIGKEIYTSAGCVGCHGAEGQGGVGPALAGDEKILKDPVYVHNIVVNGKGAMPAFGEKLKENEIYAVANYVLNSWGNKEDDLLTPATVAESQTKVDPAVLKNRSRLVPEDIKLPEIFLATFIMVLLTYGLIGLYSVWTEGTELHPGIHKVRSTPIAMLGMVTTLGLILLFSVLFARQMVIDYAGWGANEPVMPNVTAEGFYAAMIILLLALAVGLYKKFFMDGEVLVEDASGEFPW